The Acidobacteriota bacterium region TTCCTGACATGCCTGGTGCTGATGGGCGCCGGCGTGCTGCCCCTGACCACCGCCGTGATCGTGGGCGCCCTGCTCATGCTGCTGACGCGGTGCCTCCGGCTCCAGGAGCTCTACAACGTGCTCCCCTTCAAGATCATCCTGCTGCTGGGCTGCCTCATCCCGCTGGAGCGGGCCATGGAGCGCAGCGGGGCGGCCGACGGCATCGCCCACGCCCTGCTCCGCGTGGCAGGCGACGGGCGGCCGCTCCTGGTTCTGGCGCTCCTGGCCGTGGTCACGCTGGTGCTGACCGAGATCATGTCCAACACGGCCTCGGCCGTCCTGATGGCCCCCGTCGCCTTCGCCCTGGCCGCCCAACTGGGCGTCTCGCCCAAGCCGCTCGTGCTGGCAGTGATGTTCTCGGCATCGTTCTCGTTCCTGACGCCGGTGGGCTACCAGACCAACACCATGATCTACGACGTGGGCGGTTACCGCTTCACCGACTTTGCCCGGGTGGGTGCGCCGCTCACCGCGCTGCTGCTGAGCGTGTCGGTGGCGCTGATACCGTTGTTCTGGCCATTCTGACAGGAGGCATCATGACGAACGATGCGCGCGCCGACAGCAACTTCCCCAATTTCGAGAACCAACCGCTCACCCGGGGGGAGTACATCCAATCGGTGATTCACCTGTACCGCGGCGAGATGCAGCGGGCGGTCACCTGGCGCTCGCGGCTGGACACCACCACCAACTGGGCCATCGTGGTCACCGTCACTGCGCTGAGCTATGCGTTCGGAGCTGTGGAGCACCCGCACATCATCATCATCCTGGCCAACGTCATCATCCTGACGCTGCTCTGGGTGGAGGCGCGGCGCTACCGCTACTACGACGTCTGGCGGACGCGCCTGCGCAAGATCGAGGAGAACTTCTTCGCCCCGCTCCTGCGGCGCGACCTCCAGAGCCCCGACGCGCGCTGGGGCAGCATCGTCGCCGAAGACTTCCTGCACCCCCGCTTCAAGATCGCCTTCATCCACGCCCTGAAGGCGCGGCTCATGCGCAACTACGCCACCCTGTTCCTGATCACGCTGGCGGCCTGGCTGGTAAAGATCAGCGTCTGGTCGCCGCGGGGCCACCTGGAGGAGGGGCTGGCGTTTTCCTGGGCGCGGTTCTACGGGGCCATGGGCTTCTCGACCCTGTCGCCGGCCGTTGTCCTGGCCGTCCAGGCCGCCTTCTACGGGTTTCTGGCGGTGGTGATGCTCTTCGTCCGGGTGCCGTACGGCTACAGCGGGGAGATCCACGAGATCACCCCGGACCGCGAGTTCTGGGACCGCTGACGGCGGCCGCCGGCCGCCGTCAGCCGATGTGGGCGGTGGGCTCCACGATTTCCAGCCAGGAGAACCAGAGCGGGTGCCGCCGCTTGTACCAGCGGAGCACCTCCAGCAGCTTCGCCTGCTTCGCCTCGGGGATGGCCTCGGGCAAGATCCGGTCGAAGTAGATCCGGATGTGTTCGTCGCCGCAGAACTCGAGGGCCTCGGTGCAGAGCGTCTGCAGTTCGTTGCGGATCCGGCCCGAATCCGAGATCTTGACGGGGCGGGTCTCGTAGTCCTCGCCGGCCAAAAAGCGGTTGAGCAGCGGGTTGAACACCAGCCGGCTCTGGTTCGGCG contains the following coding sequences:
- a CDS encoding DUF2270 domain-containing protein; translated protein: MTNDARADSNFPNFENQPLTRGEYIQSVIHLYRGEMQRAVTWRSRLDTTTNWAIVVTVTALSYAFGAVEHPHIIIILANVIILTLLWVEARRYRYYDVWRTRLRKIEENFFAPLLRRDLQSPDARWGSIVAEDFLHPRFKIAFIHALKARLMRNYATLFLITLAAWLVKISVWSPRGHLEEGLAFSWARFYGAMGFSTLSPAVVLAVQAAFYGFLAVVMLFVRVPYGYSGEIHEITPDREFWDR